The Haloarcula sp. CBA1127 genomic interval GTCGACGACAGTGCTCGGCCACGAGATGAGCGGGAGCGTCGCCGCTACCGAGATTGACGGGGGTTCGGCCTGGAACGTCATCCCCGAGCGCTGTGCGGTCACCGTCGACGAGCGGACGGTCCCCGACGAGCGCGCACCGCTTGACAGGGTCGAAGCCATCGACGGCGTGTCCTGGCGCGTCGACCAGGACCTCCCGCCGATGGCCTGTGGCGACGCCGACTTTGCGGAGAGGGTGCTGGACGCCGCTACCGCCGCTCAGGACGCTACACCCGAACACGTCGTCAAACCGCACGCGACCGACGCCGGCTGGCTCGCCCAGGCCGGAACGGACTGCGTCGTTGTCGGCGCGGCCGAACCCGGCGAGGCACACACCGCCGACGAGAGCGTATCGCTGGCTGTCATCGAGCGGTGCCGGACTGTCTACGAGCGTGTCGCTGAGTCGTGGCCGTCCGAGTGATTGTCGACTGTTCCGTGTCGCCTTGATATGCCCTGTTAGCCAGTGCACCCCTTACCGGCGGCATCGGGTCTTTACCGTCGCCGGCCTAACCCCGCCGTATGGCAACAGCGAGCGAGGACAGCGAGTCCACGTATGAGCAGTTTCTGGATCACGTCCGCCGCCTCCATTACGTCGGGGACGCCGGCGGCGTCCTCAACTGGGACCAGCAGGTGATGATGCCCGACGCCGGCACGCCGGCCCGGGCGAAGCAGACCTCCGCCATCTCCACGCTCCATCACGAACTGCTGACTGACGACGACCTGGCCGACTGGCTGGACGAACTCGACGACGCCGACCTCGACCCCGAGCAGGCGGCTGTCGTCCGGGAGGTCCGGCGAGACCACGAGCGAGCCACCAAGGTTCCCGCCGATCTGGTCGAACGCATTTCCGAGGCGTCCTCGAACGCCCTGCCGGTCTGGAAGGAGGCCAAGGCCGAGGACGACTTCGACGCCTTCGCTGACACGCTCGAAGAACTGGTCGAACTCCGCCGGGAGTACGCCGCCGCCATCGACCCCGACCGCGACCCCTACGAGGTGCTGTTCGAGGAATACGAACCGTACCTCGGCATCGACACCGCCGAGGACGTGCTGACGGATCTTCGGGACGCACTCGTCCCGCTTATCGACGACATCGCCGACAGTGACGTGACGCTTGCGGACCCGTTCGAGGGAACCTACGACGACGACACCCAGCACGCTCTTGTCGAGACGGCGCTGGACACGCTAGGGTACGACTGGGACCGCGGCCGCCTCGACACCGCGCCCCACCCGTTCTCGATGGGGACGCAGTTCGACGCCCGCGTCACTACCCGCTTCACCCCCGAGGACCCGCTGGACGCGCTGGGCTCAACCATCCACGAGTTCGGCCACGCCACTTACACGCTCGGTCTGCCACAGGAGGACTATGGCACGCCGCTGGGCGACAACCGCGACCTCTCCGTTCACGAGTCACAGTCCCGCTTCTGGGAGAACCACGTCGGTCGCTCGCGTCCATTCTGGGATTTCTTCACCGAGACGGCCAACGACCATCTCGGGACCGACGCCACCGCCCAGCAGTTCTACGAAGCGTTCAACGAGGTGTACGACGACAATCTCATTCGGGTCGAAGCGGACGAACTGACCTACCATATGCACATCATCGTCCGCTTCGAAATCGAGCGCGACCTCATCCGCGGGGACCTCGACGTGGCGGACGTGCCGCAGGTCTGGAACGACAAGATGGAGGAGTATCTCGGCGTCCGTCCTGACACCGACGCTGAGGGCTGCCTGCAGGACATCCACTGGACCAACGGGTCCTTCGGCTACTTCCCGACCTACACGCTCGGGTCGGTGCTGGCCGCGCAACTGGACCACCACGCTCGACAGGACATCGACGGCTTCGACGACCACATCCGTGCCGGCGAGTTCGACCCGATCCACGACTGGCTCACCGAGAACGTCCACCAGCACGGCGCTCGCTACCGGACCGACGACCTCGTCGAAGAAGCGACTGGCGAATCCTTCACCGCTGAGCACTTCCTCGACTACGCCGAGGAGAAGTACCGCACGCTGTACGACTGCTGACACGACGGTCGACGAACGCCGTTCCAGATATCGACTCTGATACTATTGGGCAACTCGTTTTATATTCCCCGTCCATTGTGACGACTACTATGGCTGAGAGACCGACAGAAAACGTACGGGGTCAAACAGGTTCGGGGATCGACGACAATATCGACGCGGATATTCAGGACGATATCGCGGAGGACATCGATACAGAAGCCGGCTACAGCCACACCGCTGCAAGCGAGATTCAGACCATGCTGGCTGATCTGGAAGGGTCGTCGGTCGGTATCGCCGAGGAAACCGCCGACATCCGCGAACAGGCCGCCGAGCAGTACGAGAGTCTGACAGACATCGCAAACGAAGTGTCGAACCTCTCTGCGTCGGTCGAGCAGATCGCCTCGTCATCTGAAGAAGTTTCGGCGGCCTCCCGCGAAGCGAAGGAACTCGCCGAGCGCGGACAGGGGAACGCTGACGACGTCCATGAGGCGATGGAGAACATCCAGCAGGCGGCCGACAGCGTCGCCGAGGACGTCAAGACGATACAGCAGAGCGTTCAGGAGATCGACGAAATCGTCGATGTCATCAACGATATCGCCGACCAGACCAATATGCTGGCGCTGAACG includes:
- a CDS encoding carboxypeptidase M32, whose translation is MATASEDSESTYEQFLDHVRRLHYVGDAGGVLNWDQQVMMPDAGTPARAKQTSAISTLHHELLTDDDLADWLDELDDADLDPEQAAVVREVRRDHERATKVPADLVERISEASSNALPVWKEAKAEDDFDAFADTLEELVELRREYAAAIDPDRDPYEVLFEEYEPYLGIDTAEDVLTDLRDALVPLIDDIADSDVTLADPFEGTYDDDTQHALVETALDTLGYDWDRGRLDTAPHPFSMGTQFDARVTTRFTPEDPLDALGSTIHEFGHATYTLGLPQEDYGTPLGDNRDLSVHESQSRFWENHVGRSRPFWDFFTETANDHLGTDATAQQFYEAFNEVYDDNLIRVEADELTYHMHIIVRFEIERDLIRGDLDVADVPQVWNDKMEEYLGVRPDTDAEGCLQDIHWTNGSFGYFPTYTLGSVLAAQLDHHARQDIDGFDDHIRAGEFDPIHDWLTENVHQHGARYRTDDLVEEATGESFTAEHFLDYAEEKYRTLYDC
- a CDS encoding methyl-accepting chemotaxis protein; translated protein: MAERPTENVRGQTGSGIDDNIDADIQDDIAEDIDTEAGYSHTAASEIQTMLADLEGSSVGIAEETADIREQAAEQYESLTDIANEVSNLSASVEQIASSSEEVSAASREAKELAERGQGNADDVHEAMENIQQAADSVAEDVKTIQQSVQEIDEIVDVINDIADQTNMLALNASIEAARAGEAGEGFAVVANEVKSLAEESQEQATTIEQMIDGIQDDTENAVESLEESNDEIDEGIDTVEESTQILGEIDDTVREVNNGIEEVATATDQQAASTEEVASMIDQSTDTAKDIADSTADIADESDGQTDLLTDINQAIDDLVADLQRNN